Genomic segment of Solirubrobacterales bacterium:
GGGTGCTCTCGATCGTGTCGGCGGCGGTGTCCCCTTCGGGAAGACCGGCCGGGGCCAGCTTCTGGTCGAGGTCGGGGCCGAAGTCCCCGCTGGTGCCGGCCGAGTAGAGCATGTGGCAGTTGCCGCAGTTCTGGCGGAAGAGCTCCTGGCCGTGTTCCAGATTCGCGGGAACGTCCATCCGGGCGGTCGCCGGGTCGCCGTCCTTGAAAACCCAGAACGGCACGATCACCAGCAGCAGGACGAGGACGAGTCCGAATATGACGAAAGGTTTCTTGCTCATGTCGGGACCGGCCGGTTGGGCCGGGACGTATTCAGCGCCGGTGATACTACCTGCCGGAGCCGTCCCCGCGCCATCTGGTAAGGCCGAAGGGACACATCCGCCGCAGATCGCACTCCCCGCAGCGGGGGCGCGGGCGGCAGAGGGTCCGGCCGTGACGGATCAGGTTCATGTGGAACTCGTAGGAGTCTTCCGGGGCGGTCAGGGCCCGGATCTCGTCGTGAGCCTCGTCGAACGAGGCGTTCGACCGGAACAGTCCGAGCCGGCCTCCGACCCGGTACACGTGGACGTCCACCGGGATCTCGGGCAGGTCCCAGGTGAACACCATCACGCAGGCGGCGGTCTTCCGTCCCACCCCGG
This window contains:
- a CDS encoding cytochrome c, with product MSKKPFVIFGLVLVLLLVIVPFWVFKDGDPATARMDVPANLEHGQELFRQNCGNCHMLYSAGTSGDFGPDLDQKLAPAGLPEGDTAADTIESTRKQVLAVLEEGADSPDVPGRMPPGIVSGIVAEQVAEFVANTAGRG